From the Anaerohalosphaeraceae bacterium genome, one window contains:
- a CDS encoding DUF2185 domain-containing protein, with translation MEKKYKLAASEIQSLVPDLGFGFVSDKIAVDGHRVQCMVREEPEEESDSGWRFLGGGETEEYLDEPEHISLLDINTIANYDPEIIPFLMYPPGTQIERNAAGRLEVTSPDTEEPEIILLPPVVAGTVLVPQCWRFDISGRMFRRIDGGSLVLWRPGLTIWIDVYTANNQSIEERVNGILSIKSEKAADLQRRDEEDMVKLRYSLTETVADKELHGVYLFGFTPEEELHLAVYYTSEADRREIEKIWETLGVVKV, from the coding sequence ATGGAAAAGAAATACAAACTGGCGGCCTCGGAGATTCAGTCCTTAGTGCCCGATTTGGGGTTCGGCTTTGTTTCGGACAAGATTGCCGTGGACGGCCACCGCGTCCAGTGCATGGTTCGGGAAGAGCCGGAAGAGGAATCCGACAGCGGCTGGCGGTTTCTTGGAGGCGGAGAGACGGAAGAATATCTGGACGAACCGGAGCACATTTCGCTGCTGGATATCAATACAATAGCCAATTATGACCCGGAGATTATCCCGTTTTTGATGTATCCGCCGGGCACGCAGATTGAGCGCAACGCCGCCGGCCGGCTGGAAGTGACCAGTCCGGATACGGAAGAGCCGGAAATCATCCTGCTGCCGCCGGTGGTCGCCGGTACCGTGCTGGTGCCGCAGTGCTGGCGGTTTGACATCAGCGGGCGGATGTTTCGGCGGATTGACGGCGGCAGTCTGGTGCTCTGGCGGCCGGGGCTGACCATCTGGATAGATGTCTATACCGCCAACAATCAGTCGATTGAAGAGCGGGTTAATGGAATTTTATCTATCAAGAGTGAAAAAGCGGCTGACCTGCAGCGGCGCGACGAAGAGGACATGGTCAAACTGCGGTACTCGCTGACGGAAACCGTGGCCGACAAGGAACTGCACGGCGTCTATCTGTTCGGCTTTACCCCCGAGGAGGAACTGCATCTGGCGGTGTACTATACCTCGGAGGCAGACCGACGGGAAATCGAGAAAATCTGGGAAACACTGGGGGTTGTGAAGGTCTAA
- a CDS encoding PQQ-binding-like beta-propeller repeat protein, translated as MKNRQTVNVFRCCLYTLLGSCVSAAVPQWPTWRGPGMSGVSPDGRPPLRWSETENIRWKVKLTGDGSNSTPVVWGDKLFFQMAVPTDQTEGSEAEAGQQTERRGPGGRRPRNVYRFSVVCLDRHTGKTLWETVVRQARPHEGHHSDHGFASYSPITDGVHLWANFGSQGLYCLDLDGQLKWKQDFGPFTIRAGFGEGGSPALAGDAVIVLHDHEGDSFIAAVHKETGKILWKKKRDEKTSWTSPLVVEAAGKMQVIVTGHNRTRSYDAKTGDIIWECGGGQTQNVVPTPVTGFGMVFCTSGFRGAKLQAIRLDRTGDLTGTDAVVWEVNQHTPYVPSPLLYEGKLYVFSSNNPVLSCYDAQTGKPYYTAQRLEGLNMVYASPVGAAGRVYAVGRNGTVCVLKNSETLEVLAVNKLEDGFDCSPVIVGPTLYLKGKQNLYCISEEK; from the coding sequence ATGAAAAACCGACAGACCGTGAACGTTTTTCGATGTTGTCTCTATACCCTGCTGGGTTCCTGTGTTTCTGCCGCGGTGCCTCAGTGGCCGACGTGGCGGGGCCCCGGAATGTCAGGGGTTTCGCCGGACGGCCGGCCGCCGCTTCGATGGAGCGAAACGGAAAATATTCGCTGGAAGGTCAAACTGACCGGCGACGGGTCCAATTCCACGCCGGTTGTCTGGGGGGATAAGCTTTTCTTCCAGATGGCTGTTCCAACGGACCAGACGGAAGGCAGCGAGGCCGAGGCGGGGCAGCAGACGGAGCGCCGCGGACCGGGCGGGCGGAGACCGCGGAATGTCTATCGGTTTAGTGTCGTCTGTCTGGACAGGCATACCGGAAAGACCCTCTGGGAAACGGTTGTACGGCAGGCGCGTCCGCACGAAGGACACCACAGCGACCACGGGTTTGCCTCTTATTCGCCGATAACGGATGGAGTTCATCTGTGGGCCAATTTCGGCTCTCAGGGTCTCTATTGTCTTGATCTGGACGGTCAGCTCAAGTGGAAACAGGATTTCGGACCGTTTACGATTCGAGCCGGATTTGGAGAGGGCGGTTCGCCGGCGCTGGCGGGCGATGCCGTCATTGTGCTGCATGACCACGAGGGCGATTCGTTCATTGCCGCCGTACACAAAGAAACCGGAAAAATCCTTTGGAAAAAGAAGCGGGATGAGAAGACATCCTGGACCAGCCCTTTGGTGGTTGAAGCGGCCGGGAAAATGCAGGTGATTGTGACCGGTCATAACCGAACGCGAAGTTATGATGCCAAAACAGGAGATATCATTTGGGAATGCGGCGGCGGCCAGACTCAAAATGTCGTACCGACTCCCGTGACAGGCTTTGGAATGGTGTTCTGCACCAGCGGCTTTCGCGGGGCCAAACTCCAGGCCATTCGGCTGGACCGCACCGGGGACCTGACCGGAACGGATGCCGTCGTCTGGGAAGTCAATCAGCATACGCCGTATGTTCCTTCTCCGCTGCTGTATGAAGGAAAACTGTATGTCTTTTCCTCCAACAATCCGGTCTTGTCCTGCTATGATGCCCAAACCGGCAAACCTTATTATACCGCTCAGCGGCTGGAAGGGCTCAATATGGTCTATGCCTCGCCGGTCGGAGCGGCCGGACGCGTGTATGCGGTCGGGCGCAACGGAACGGTCTGTGTACTGAAAAATTCAGAAACCCTGGAGGTGCTGGCCGTCAACAAGCTCGAAGACGGCTTTGACTGTTCGCCGGTGATTGTGGGGCCGACTCTGTATCTGAAGGGCAAACAAAATCTCTACTGCATTTCGGAGGAGAAATAG
- the bamE gene encoding outer membrane protein assembly factor BamE, giving the protein MKGKGAFVLGGLVLFCQAGVLCASEPNQPAPTAPTFKTELLPDEPLIQRRQVWHFWQMLQVGMTADKVTELLGEPLEKESSETACVWYYHQTPQKLPSGQIQRPRFGFLNFKKTALSGQEQLLLKTWRQPDWNQLPAYSAEQFEFQQKRLEQIRQQQLAEQKRLEEEKRLQEELRRQEEQRRQEELRQQMLAQQAAQSHSKGFTLNWQEWPRSYWYVAGGVLAGLIVLFLILKKPFSS; this is encoded by the coding sequence GTGAAAGGGAAGGGGGCCTTTGTCCTGGGGGGGCTTGTGTTGTTTTGCCAGGCGGGTGTTCTCTGTGCTTCGGAGCCCAATCAGCCCGCTCCGACGGCCCCGACATTTAAGACGGAATTGCTTCCGGATGAGCCGCTCATCCAGCGCCGACAGGTCTGGCATTTCTGGCAGATGCTTCAGGTCGGAATGACCGCCGACAAGGTGACGGAACTGCTCGGCGAGCCCCTCGAAAAAGAAAGCAGCGAAACGGCCTGTGTATGGTACTATCACCAGACCCCCCAGAAGCTTCCCAGCGGGCAAATCCAGCGGCCGCGGTTCGGTTTTCTCAATTTCAAAAAAACAGCCCTCAGCGGACAGGAACAGCTGCTCCTGAAAACCTGGCGCCAGCCGGATTGGAATCAGTTGCCTGCTTACAGCGCTGAGCAGTTTGAGTTCCAGCAAAAGCGGCTGGAACAGATTCGCCAACAGCAGCTGGCCGAACAAAAGCGGCTCGAGGAGGAAAAACGCCTTCAGGAGGAGCTCCGCCGACAGGAAGAACAACGCCGGCAGGAGGAACTGCGTCAGCAGATGCTGGCGCAGCAGGCCGCTCAATCTCACTCCAAAGGGTTTACCCTAAACTGGCAGGAATGGCCCCGCTCTTATTGGTATGTCGCTGGGGGTGTTCTGGCAGGGCTGATTGTCCTTTTCCTCATCCTCAAAAAACCCTTTAGCAGCTGA
- a CDS encoding ARMT1-like domain-containing protein codes for MKAAPECIPCFLRQALEAARMASGDPAVHQEILRQVHSLLSGTDLNTPPPVISRQIHHWVRQLSGNPDPYKEVKLRCNQLALQWLPGLRERVRTSEDPFRAAVLLAIAGNIIDYGVNGTLQMQTVEETIDRALHQPLDEPVLEQFRRSIASARSILYLGDNAGEIVFDRLLLEQMPLEKITFVVKGSPILNDATKEEAVQAGLTEMVCVIDSGSNAPGTVLEDCSPDFRRLFEQADLIIAKGQGNFETLNETPANLFFLFQVKCPVVAAFLQKPLGTFMLTRPA; via the coding sequence ATGAAAGCAGCGCCCGAATGCATCCCTTGTTTTCTTCGGCAGGCCCTCGAGGCGGCTCGGATGGCCTCCGGCGACCCGGCCGTCCATCAGGAGATACTCCGTCAGGTTCATTCTCTTTTGTCCGGCACTGACCTGAATACCCCTCCGCCGGTTATCAGCCGACAGATTCATCATTGGGTTCGTCAACTCAGCGGCAATCCCGACCCATATAAAGAAGTCAAACTCCGCTGCAATCAGCTGGCCCTTCAATGGCTGCCCGGCCTCCGGGAGCGGGTGCGAACCTCCGAAGACCCGTTCCGGGCCGCCGTTCTGCTGGCGATTGCAGGCAATATCATTGACTACGGCGTCAACGGCACCCTCCAGATGCAGACCGTCGAGGAAACCATCGACCGGGCCCTTCATCAGCCGCTGGATGAGCCGGTGCTCGAGCAGTTTCGCCGGTCCATTGCCTCCGCCCGTTCCATCCTCTATCTGGGCGACAATGCCGGAGAGATTGTGTTCGACCGGCTTTTGCTCGAACAGATGCCGCTCGAGAAGATTACCTTTGTCGTCAAGGGCTCGCCGATTCTCAATGACGCAACAAAAGAAGAGGCCGTCCAGGCGGGTCTGACCGAGATGGTGTGTGTCATCGACAGCGGTTCGAATGCACCCGGCACCGTCCTGGAGGATTGCAGTCCTGACTTTCGCCGCCTGTTTGAGCAGGCCGATTTGATTATCGCCAAAGGACAGGGCAATTTTGAGACACTCAACGAAACGCCCGCCAATTTGTTCTTTCTCTTTCAGGTCAAATGCCCCGTCGTAGCGGCGTTTCTCCAAAAACCCCTCGGGACCTTTATGCTCACCCGCCCGGCGTGA
- a CDS encoding serpin family protein: MEIRRFWVRAGILSVLAVFSAGPTVQPVSAEENNPMEQAVKAQTTFAVDLYRTLAGLPIPRKPVENIFYSPYSISSAMAVVFAGAHGDTERQFCDALHFWLPQESFHEAMGRLEKHLTKQAEKGEYELTIANALWMDRRTAFAEPFLTQVQQCYSANLERVDFAKNPSSAARVINQWVEKQTRERIKNLIPEGTLDTLTRLVVTNAVYFKGKWALPFDPQLTRTDWFTVSTYTVQEDGPQVETRRVQVPMMTRKDDFGYTENDLCQILELCYTGGNLRMIILLPKDPDLFRLEQALSAETLADWLSRLHRREVEVYLPRFTFTWQSELKPALIALGLIDGFSMTADFSGITGGKDLYLSNVLHKAFVKVDEEGTEAAAATGAVMKLVSIQAPPPVFRADKPFVFLIQDKPTGTVLFVGRVADPTKEK, from the coding sequence ATGGAGATTCGCAGGTTTTGGGTTCGGGCGGGTATTTTGTCCGTTCTGGCTGTCTTTTCGGCAGGTCCGACCGTTCAACCTGTTTCGGCGGAAGAAAACAACCCTATGGAGCAGGCCGTAAAAGCCCAAACAACCTTCGCGGTGGATTTGTATCGGACTTTGGCCGGACTTCCTATCCCGCGAAAACCAGTCGAGAATATCTTTTATTCACCTTACAGTATCTCTTCCGCGATGGCCGTTGTCTTTGCCGGCGCGCACGGCGATACCGAAAGGCAGTTTTGTGATGCCCTGCATTTTTGGCTCCCGCAGGAATCGTTTCACGAAGCGATGGGCCGCCTTGAAAAGCACCTTACAAAGCAGGCGGAAAAAGGCGAGTATGAACTGACAATTGCCAATGCACTCTGGATGGACCGCAGGACGGCCTTTGCCGAGCCGTTTCTGACGCAGGTTCAGCAATGCTATTCGGCCAATCTGGAGCGGGTCGATTTTGCCAAAAATCCCTCCAGTGCCGCGCGAGTCATCAATCAATGGGTCGAAAAACAAACCCGGGAACGCATCAAAAATCTGATTCCCGAAGGCACGCTCGATACCCTCACCCGGCTGGTCGTCACCAACGCCGTCTATTTCAAAGGCAAATGGGCCCTGCCTTTTGACCCGCAGCTTACCCGGACGGACTGGTTTACGGTGTCAACTTATACAGTTCAGGAAGACGGACCGCAGGTGGAAACCCGACGGGTTCAGGTGCCGATGATGACCCGCAAAGACGACTTCGGCTATACCGAAAACGACCTCTGCCAAATCCTCGAGCTGTGCTACACGGGCGGCAACCTGCGGATGATTATCCTCCTGCCCAAAGACCCTGACCTGTTTCGGCTGGAGCAGGCACTCAGCGCAGAAACACTGGCCGACTGGCTCAGCCGGCTGCACCGTCGGGAAGTGGAAGTCTATCTGCCTCGTTTTACGTTCACCTGGCAGAGTGAACTGAAACCGGCTCTGATTGCGCTGGGCTTAATAGACGGCTTTTCGATGACGGCGGACTTTTCCGGCATCACCGGCGGAAAGGATTTGTACCTGAGCAACGTCCTTCACAAGGCGTTTGTCAAGGTGGACGAAGAAGGCACCGAAGCCGCCGCCGCCACCGGAGCTGTGATGAAACTCGTTTCGATACAGGCCCCTCCGCCGGTTTTTCGAGCCGACAAGCCCTTTGTCTTTCTCATTCAGGATAAACCGACCGGCACCGTGCTGTTTGTCGGCAGGGTGGCGGACCCAACCAAAGAAAAATAA
- a CDS encoding DUF4139 domain-containing protein — MKRYAVLLWMTGLAAVSFAKVDLVTLPASESVQITIYESADLTLVRDSRPLTLRQGTNQLQFSWAGTLIDPTSLMLVPQKAADQVDITDLSYPPNTVNVGIWTLESRQAGRIPFEITYLTSGFRWRAFYAGILSENEKTMRLEGYVRVFNQSGEDYENAQVRLIVGQVHLLDEIAELARRTWPYGRPGEGVPGMMPQVQMERARLAFGAVKAMDEIAMTAKPKEIRKEGLSEYFLYTIEGTESIPNGWSKRLPSFQAEAVPVVNLYKFEEEMYGPSVIRYLYFFNDAEHHLGQTPIPGGSMKVYRTVSKEGHLTYEGGCEIKYIPVGQEAELNLGPAEDVLVKPKLMDYKTDNYRFDDRGNISGWDEIRTVVIEIKNSRPMPIRLEIKRNFPTPYWTLENRGDSEKVFEKVDLDTVKYTLSMPPQSARVIEYVLTTYHGVRQEDWTRQNQ; from the coding sequence ATGAAACGATATGCCGTACTTCTTTGGATGACGGGCCTTGCCGCCGTGTCCTTTGCTAAAGTGGATTTGGTCACGCTGCCCGCCTCCGAGTCGGTCCAGATTACGATTTATGAATCCGCCGACCTGACGCTCGTTCGCGACAGCCGTCCGCTGACCCTTCGGCAGGGCACCAACCAGCTCCAGTTTTCCTGGGCGGGCACGCTGATTGACCCGACGTCGCTGATGCTCGTGCCCCAAAAAGCCGCCGACCAGGTGGATATTACCGACCTGTCGTATCCGCCGAACACCGTCAACGTCGGCATCTGGACGCTCGAGAGCCGACAGGCAGGACGCATTCCTTTTGAGATTACCTATCTGACAAGCGGTTTCCGCTGGCGGGCCTTTTATGCGGGTATCCTGTCCGAGAACGAAAAGACGATGCGGCTGGAAGGGTATGTTCGCGTATTCAATCAGTCCGGCGAAGATTACGAAAACGCCCAGGTGCGGCTGATTGTCGGACAGGTTCATCTGCTCGATGAAATCGCCGAACTGGCCCGCCGGACCTGGCCCTACGGAAGACCGGGGGAGGGAGTGCCCGGAATGATGCCGCAGGTGCAGATGGAACGGGCACGGCTGGCCTTTGGCGCTGTTAAGGCGATGGACGAGATTGCCATGACCGCCAAACCCAAAGAAATCCGAAAGGAAGGACTCAGCGAGTATTTCCTTTACACCATCGAGGGCACCGAGTCCATCCCGAACGGCTGGTCCAAACGGCTGCCCAGTTTCCAGGCCGAGGCCGTGCCGGTCGTCAATCTGTACAAGTTTGAAGAGGAGATGTACGGCCCGTCCGTCATTCGGTATCTGTACTTTTTCAACGATGCCGAGCATCATTTGGGCCAAACCCCTATCCCGGGCGGGTCGATGAAGGTCTATCGAACCGTCAGCAAAGAGGGGCATCTGACGTATGAAGGCGGCTGTGAAATAAAATATATCCCGGTCGGCCAGGAGGCGGAACTGAACCTGGGGCCTGCGGAAGATGTTTTGGTCAAACCCAAGTTGATGGATTACAAGACCGACAATTACCGCTTTGATGACAGGGGCAACATCAGCGGCTGGGATGAAATCCGCACCGTTGTCATTGAGATCAAAAACAGCCGGCCGATGCCCATTCGGCTGGAAATCAAGCGGAACTTCCCCACTCCCTACTGGACGCTGGAGAACCGGGGAGACAGTGAAAAAGTCTTTGAAAAAGTCGATTTGGATACAGTCAAATACACACTTTCAATGCCGCCCCAGTCGGCTCGGGTGATTGAATACGTGCTGACCACTTATCACGGTGTAAGGCAGGAAGACTGGACCAGACAGAATCAGTAA
- a CDS encoding dicarboxylate/amino acid:cation symporter, with protein MPSKSILSGGVFTGILLGSAVIGGLLGWFGGPRAEVLKPLGDIFLNLLYCAAVPLVFFSLSSAAAGAGETKRLGRMAALMLLVFAGTGVIASCLMIGAVKLFNPVGGLTLSAAAPNVSNPVQLGQTLAETLTVPNFSNLFEREHMAALIVFAILTGLAAQAAGSKGRAFRGFLNSGAAVMSRLIRLVMGYAPIGLAAYFAYLVGVFGPQLAGTYGRAVLVYYPLAFLYFAVGFSVYVYWAGGREGLGRFWKHIWPASLTALGTGSSLAALPANLEAAGRIGIPEDIRRFVLPLGATIHMDGTCLAAILKIAILFALFGREFSGANVLAGAVGAALLAGMVMSGIPGGGFLGEMIIVSLYGFGPEALPVIALLGTLVDPPATMVNSSGDTAAAMLIARLMEGRDWLSGKVRRPESSETDEQNPSEGNFKEKTNETDAL; from the coding sequence ATGCCTTCGAAATCGATTCTTTCCGGCGGGGTATTTACCGGGATTTTGCTCGGCTCGGCGGTGATAGGGGGACTGCTGGGCTGGTTCGGCGGGCCGCGAGCGGAGGTACTTAAGCCGCTGGGGGATATTTTCCTGAATCTGCTGTACTGTGCGGCGGTGCCGCTGGTGTTTTTTTCGCTCAGTTCGGCGGCGGCGGGCGCCGGCGAAACAAAACGGCTGGGTCGAATGGCCGCTCTGATGCTGCTGGTGTTTGCCGGAACGGGGGTGATTGCATCCTGCCTGATGATTGGGGCGGTCAAACTGTTCAACCCGGTCGGAGGACTGACTCTGTCGGCGGCGGCGCCGAATGTGAGCAATCCCGTTCAGCTGGGGCAGACCCTGGCCGAGACGCTGACGGTCCCCAATTTTTCAAACCTGTTTGAGCGGGAGCATATGGCGGCCCTGATTGTGTTTGCAATTCTGACGGGGCTGGCGGCGCAGGCGGCAGGCAGCAAGGGTCGGGCCTTTCGAGGGTTTCTCAATTCCGGTGCAGCCGTAATGAGTCGGCTGATTCGTCTGGTTATGGGGTATGCGCCAATCGGGCTGGCGGCGTATTTTGCCTATCTGGTTGGGGTCTTCGGGCCGCAGCTGGCGGGCACATACGGACGGGCGGTGCTGGTTTATTATCCGCTGGCGTTTTTGTATTTTGCGGTCGGCTTTTCGGTGTATGTTTATTGGGCGGGCGGAAGAGAAGGGCTGGGACGGTTCTGGAAGCACATCTGGCCCGCCTCGCTGACGGCGCTGGGCACCGGCAGCAGTCTGGCAGCCCTGCCGGCCAATCTGGAGGCGGCCGGACGCATCGGCATCCCGGAAGACATCCGCCGTTTTGTGCTGCCGCTGGGAGCGACGATTCATATGGACGGCACGTGTCTGGCGGCGATTCTGAAGATTGCGATTTTGTTCGCCCTGTTCGGGCGGGAGTTTTCCGGAGCCAATGTACTGGCCGGCGCGGTTGGGGCGGCCCTGCTGGCGGGGATGGTGATGAGCGGCATTCCGGGCGGGGGCTTTCTGGGGGAGATGATTATCGTTTCGCTGTATGGGTTCGGGCCGGAGGCCCTGCCGGTGATTGCCCTGCTGGGCACGCTGGTGGACCCTCCGGCGACGATGGTCAATTCAAGCGGGGATACGGCGGCGGCGATGCTGATTGCCCGGCTGATGGAAGGCCGGGACTGGCTGTCCGGAAAAGTACGCAGGCCGGAATCGTCCGAAACGGATGAGCAGAATCCTTCGGAAGGCAATTTCAAAGAAAAGACGAACGAAACGGATGCCCTTTAG